The window GTGTGCCCGGCTGATCTGAACCCAATAAATGGGGTTAGGCGCTGGGGCGCACGAAGGAGGGCGTATGTCGACAATTGGTAGTCGCTTGAGACAGGAGCGGGTGCGCGTTGGACTGACCCAGCGTCAACTTGGGCTACTGGGTGGTGTGGCTGCCAATGCCCAGGGCTTTTATGAGAAGGACATGCGCTCGCCGCGGGCTGATTACCTTTCCAGAATTCTGGAAGCAGGAGTCGACGTGGTGTATATCCTGACTGGCACACCGGTTCCGCCTTAAGGCTATCCCTCCGGTGACGGCATTCTCGACCGCAATGTTTCGATTATTGCCGAAGTCGCCACCGAGCCACGCCTGAGCACTCGATAGTGTGAGTGGGGCACGGGCGGGCTTACGGACTTTCTCTTTATATCCAGCCCGCGCGGTTTCGTTTCAGCCTGATCTGCTGTATAGCTAAGGCTCATTTCTTTCGTGGCAAGGAGCTGTCGATGTCGGAAGTAGAGCAAGCCCTCAATACGTCCTCGGACGTAAAGTATGACGAACTGATCGCGCACTTGAAGGACCAAGGTAAACAGATCGACTGGCTGCTTCAGTTTCTGGTCAAGTTTGTAGTCACCACGCCCATAGAGATCGGGGTGACACTTTCCGTAGGCGGCAATCTGGTCTCGGGTCAGTTGATTTCTCACGATGCTTACTTCAAGCAGCTGGCCGAGGATATGGCAGCACCGTTCGCTCAGTTCAAAGACGGCACTGACGCATCGGTCAAGGAAATCATCATGTCGTTCACACCTGGCGAGTCGGCGGACGAAACCACTGCGTTCCATTTCATCCATCTCAAGGACTGCAAGACGTATTCCAGTGATCAAAGCCCGATCTGCGCCGAGGGCGTATTGTGGCGCGGCAAGATCGCGTCAGTGGATGGCTTCAACCTGGGTTTGCTGGAAAGAAAATAGCCTGTTGGCAAGCCCCAGCCCCGGTATAG of the Paucimonas lemoignei genome contains:
- a CDS encoding putative DNA-binding protein; amino-acid sequence: MSTIGSRLRQERVRVGLTQRQLGLLGGVAANAQGFYEKDMRSPRADYLSRILEAGVDVVYILTGTPVPP
- a CDS encoding gas vesicle protein — its product is MSEVEQALNTSSDVKYDELIAHLKDQGKQIDWLLQFLVKFVVTTPIEIGVTLSVGGNLVSGQLISHDAYFKQLAEDMAAPFAQFKDGTDASVKEIIMSFTPGESADETTAFHFIHLKDCKTYSSDQSPICAEGVLWRGKIASVDGFNLGLLERK